The Erigeron canadensis isolate Cc75 chromosome 1, C_canadensis_v1, whole genome shotgun sequence genome segment TTAGTTGAGACATTCAATTAAGTCTCTTCGCATgaaagttgattaaaaaaaagattatgaagaattgtgaaaaacaaaataaacatatgtatCAAGTTGTTTTCTTGCTTCAAAAAGCCTTGTACCATAAATATTTACATTGTATAATGGCTTACGAGGTATCACTATGAATGAAGTCATCCAGGAAGATGATTTGTTTGTAGAGTTGGGAATATCAACCCAATTTTGTAAAAATGAGTCAATGGATTGGATAAAAATTGATCTTAAAAGGAAACAGGATTCTATAATTGAAGAGTCATCAAATGTATACTGTGTTTAAAACCTTGTGCATCATTCAGAAAGTGGTTATTTATGAAAGTTTGATTTGTGATTAGGTTTAACTCAACCTGACCTGTCCCATTTTAATCGGTAGCaaaattttgatagtttttatttatttatttatttgcatTTTGCTATAATTCTTTCGTCTGTGACTTGGACCGATGAGCTAGAGTAACATTGTCACTGATATGGGTAGATGTGGAACGCTGATTGGGTTGGGTAAATCAAtaaatattttactatttttccCTCAAATATAAAGGTTCTTTCTACTAGTTGGGTGTGCCAAATATGATGACAAATgttatactccgtattatttttgtttcagtGTTGGTTTAATTgatttgataatatgatttaaaaCAAACACGTAAATGTTTGTTTTACCAATCAGAGAAGTGAACATTGTAGATGGAGACAATTAAATGCAAATGTAACTCTGTATGCAACTGATTAGTTGTAAACTCTTACCAGAGGTGAAATGCAGAAAATATCAAAAGAGGCTCACAGGATCCAAATGGAGGAAGAAGCTGCAGTACGTAGGTCAAGTCGTGTACGTGCCCCACCAAGGGAGAATCCTGCTCGTGCTTTTCTCAAGTATGTCAATAAGCTCAAAGAAGACTAGATATCCTAACTAATAAACGaattttgttttcctttttttttgtggGATAGCTGGATAGTGATACTTCATAACTctcaaaaaaattttctttctgGGAGGAATTAAGTCCTGTAAGTCCAATGATGGACATACATGTATTAGTCCTCCATGGAAGTTTTTGCCCTATCTCTAGCCTTAGGCCTTTATGAAGTGCAGATTGGCTTCAAAGTTTTACAGCatttatgaattatatatgattGTCACTGCTAAATACGAAAAATTGCACTTGAATGCCAAATTGTACTCAAAAGCGAAATTTTCCCTACGTCCCTTGATAATGATGTCGACAGTTTATCATACATAATGTTCGAGTTTGTTGAGTAACTTGTAAGCATGTAATACAAAACGTTGGATTTTTGAGAACAATGCTACATTTCAAAAGTTATTTCATCTTTTGGATATAAAACATATCTGCTTACAAAATGGTGTCTCAAAAAAACATGAAGTGTCAATGCAATTGATACTAACATTGTGCATGTAACTTAATATTCTATCTTTTTTTTACTGACAACAAACGGAATCGTCCAGGTAGTCCGTACAGGGTGACCCATTAACAAAATACCACCGCTTAGCTTAGCAAATCAAGACCCTCTCGCTTATGCATTCCAAGTAGCTCCATATTCGTGGAAAATCCAACAATATGTTCCTCAGTTTACACGACAACAAATTATTATACGTAGTGATAACATAGGTTAAATCTCAAAAATGTATCGATAGACCACGAATATACCACTAATTTGAATCATATTAGAAATCATTAATTAAGATATAATATactcaaaatttaattattaatgacaaaaagaaaaagaaccgGCCTTACGTGTGTTCTTGGAATTAGTAGAATGTAAATAAGATATATGGAAACTACAGTGGTAGATTATACTCAATATtagaataattaattaataactagAAGtatacccgcgcgatgcggcggtggtagTGGAGACAGGTGGCGGTGTTGGTGTTGGCAACCGGCCATGGCgttaggtggtggtgatgacgaagaatgtaaaagtaattgatgaaaaatggttaatgttaaaaaaattatgctGTAAATGATTGaattaaagatattataaaggtattaagtgTAGATGTTGGTAGTAAACAAAGAGGATGGACATAATTTTAGTCTCattaaatcatttttcaaagtTGGAATAGGTTTGCTATATAGAAAAATATTTGCACGTTGTAACTCTGGATTATAAGCCAATTGAATTTCTATAGCCATTGGGGTGTTAGCCCAGTGGTCAGGAGTTTTTCCACAAAGTGATTTCCTCCTGGGAGGTCTTAGGTTCGAATCctgccacatgcaaatgtggcGAGGGGCTTTAGCAATGTTATACCCATCTAACACATGGggagcaaaccctttagggcattgccAGGAGACGAACCGGCGTGGGCGCATCCGCATGGAtggtgttagccatttatccattgctgcctttaaaaaaaaaaaattctatcatTCATCTCAAAAATAAGCTATTCAAAGAATTGTGCACGATTAGTTTAACGATCTTTACAGTTTACACAAGTCCATTAAAACTCCGTAGTAGATTAGTTACATAAACCTATAAAGTCACGTCTAAACCACCATGAAAACATTTTCAAAAACGGATTgagatttaaatattatattttaatcttgaccattggatttaATTCAATGACcaaagttgatccaactttatCAACTTTAGGAAATCCTAATCcttcaaaaacatatataatctaatatatatagtatataactaCCAAGTGAATTACTACAGCACTTGTATTAAATCTAATAAGGGTAAGCAGTTTTACAATCCGAAAATTTCATGAATGATGCAAGCTGTGAAGTTATTTGATCCGAATCACAATAAACAACTCAAATCAAGGaacaaaaaaacttatataagaTAGTTATTACAAAACTCTAACAAAAAAACCCTGGGGGATGTGGCACCTGCATTGGCCACAGGAACAGCAGAAGTGGACAATGTACAGCAACGTTGGTAGTCGGGGATGGAGCACCTGCAAGGCAACATGGATATCAGTTGCAGGAGATGGAGGACCTGTGTCGGCAATTAtgtgaggaaaaaaaaatagaaagtcaaatatgaaaaacatgtAGCTAAAAGAATCAAAAGTCATTTTATATCACAGATACAAATACCGACTTGAAAAAGAGGAATTGGATAAAGCTTTTAATGTTGGCGGGTGATATTACATGTCTTATCAAACTACAATAAATTGAAGGAAGCTACCATACAACAAACTGAAGGACGCAAGCAATACCGGATACACTTGAGCACTTAAATGCCAACAGAGTATTAAACAATGACACCAAAGTAAAAGAGTTCTAATGACCAATAAGCACCCTtaaacactaaaacaccaaCCATACATAGAGCTAGAAAGCTGccattaaaacaaattatactCGTTTATGGTAAAAATAGAAGGGTTTTTTATATTACATTATTGAATAAAATTTGCATGTCCAagataaattaatgaataattgAAATCCCGATGATGTTTCAATGATTTATTAGTTTGTGCATTGCGAGCAATTTGAGAACCAGAATACACAATTATCATGAATAAGGAGTTTGACtaacaactaaaaatataaaaaaacgaCATTTGATATACATAAACATGGTCAAAATACAATATGATATTATGATGGATTCAATTGATTAATTTTTCGGAACCAATTGGTTTAATACCCATAAGCAATGATGAATATAATTAGCAAACCAATATGgcaaaatttcaaaagaatgCACTGAAAAGTATAACCTGTTTTTAATTGCGTATATTTCCTCTCCCATTGCTAGGAACCAGATATATGTAcctataaaaaaactaaaaatcataactaatcatacatatatatgtaaaaaaggaagaaataaaataaaattaggcACAACACCATACGAACCTTAAAAACCAGATCGCCGCCAGCATGTGGTTGTGACGATGTATCAGGTGCTAAATGAACCCTAGAGACCCACCAGATCGCGGCCCCGATGTGGTGGTGCTGATGTATTATGAGCCTTATAAACTCACCAGATCACCGCCGCCGTGGCATTTTTTAGTATGGTATCCATgtggtggtgatgatgcatCGGCGGCTAAACCAACCGCCGTAAAAAACCAACCAGAtccggtgatggtggtggtgattatGAAGAATCCGGCGATGATTTCCGGCGGGTatgatggtggtgatgatgaatCAAGCGGCGATTGGAAATAGAAGAAACACATTAAATCCGACGAGGTGGTAAATGGAGGCAGCAGATCAAAAAATAAGTAGATTAATGGATGGATTGATGGCGATTTGGTGTGGAATTGGATTAAACAAAACATGAAGGACGGTATGCATTGAGTGTGTGTTCAAATacctaatatgtatatatatttcttaatagacaaaaaaattttttttggtaaGCAAAAACTACGATTgaattgattagtgtgtgtACAGCGACGGAGGTTGAGAGGGAAGAGAGAGATAGGCACAACTGAAAGTGTGTGTGCTACCTTCCCTTCCTTCTCTGTCAGGGCGGGAAAAAGACCGGCTCTCTAGttctgttctttttttttcagtCGAAGCCTTTGGGGTCAATTACGGTAAATGCCAAGGGTAAAGTTGGTATTTTAAAGATAGGATTGTCTAATTTAAAAAGGTTCTTTTTCTGTTATTAGGTAGTATAGGTAAAAAAGGGCCCTACGTGTATTTTTGGAAGTACTCGTATATTTCTGTAGGAGTAAGGCCTCTCCCCTGGGGCGATACTAAatggggggcaagggggtccaatgcccccctctaaatttaaattttgtcatgtattttaaaattcttcataaatttttaaaatttttttataggtttttaacattttgttcccttttagatttatttttcataagttttctaagtttgcccttttttgaattttttcctggtaccgtcTCTGTCTCTCCCTATAGCTTCATCGACCGCTCGCCGATGAAGTCTTTGTGGTCGAAGCTATAAGGAGCTCCCTCGTCGACGGCCATTTGTTCCAAGCTTTTCGATCCATCGATGGGCGAAGACGAGAGGGAGGAGCGTGGGGTGGGGTCGGTTAAcggaaacaaaaacaaaaaaattcaaatttttttaaaactaaacggctagtttattttattttattattattttttttaacttttcatctatatatactacCATTTCACATCTCATTCTTCATCACCTACTCCATTTTCTTCACAATTCATTCCATTTTCTTTACACTATCAATAAAATCTTTCACTCTATACATTTTCACTAAATATGTTGAGTTCCGACGAAGATTCAGTCTCATACATTCGTAAGTATACAATAGATGCCGAAATCTTAAACACTTTCATGACGTTCGttgacgaagaagaagaagaagaagaagaagaagcagagAGCTCAAGAATGGCAATCAGACCAAAAATACCAAGAAGAACAATACCCAGAAACCATGTGGAAGCCGCCACACGTTTATATAATCATTACTTTGCCCCGCAACCCGTTTACCCTGCCGATTATTTTAGAAGGCGTTTTCGAATGCCCAAAGAAATGTTTCTTCGTATAGTGAACGATATACATCACTTTAACGCCATACAACCATTACCAAAACACTTTGCATTCTTCCACGACGCTGCAACCGACGTTACGGGTCGCCCGtcgttaaatatttttcaaaaatgtacttcCGTTGTACTACAACTAGCTTATGCTTCTACTGCCGACCAGTTAGATGAATACCTCGAAATGGGTTCCCAAACGTCTGCCGATTCTTTTAACTACTTCTGCAAATGTCTTGTTCAGTTATATCACTCAGAGTTTTTGAGAAAACCGACGCAAGAAGATGTTAACCGCGTGACCGCTAAACACGAGGCGGTGCATGGTTTTCCAGGTATGCTTGGAAGCATTGATTGTATGCACTGCGCATGGAGAAACTGCCCAACGGCATGGAAAGGCCAATACACTCGTGGTGACAAAGGACATCCAACGATTATGCTTGAAGTggttgcttcatatgatttgtgtATTTGGAATGCTTACTTTGGACCCGTCGGTTCGAACAACGAGATCAACGTCCTTAATGAATCTGACTTGTTCGACCAGCTTCTCCAAAATAAAGCTCATGCGGTAAATTTCACCGCTAATGGCCAACAGTTTACAAAGGGTTATTATATAAGCTGATGGTATCTATCCAGAATGGGCTAcacttgtcaagtctttcaaGTGTCCCATGGACCCTAAGACCTCTAAGTTCAAACGCTTCCAAGAGTCTGCAAGAAAAGACGTGGAGCGTGCTTTTGGGGTACTTCAAGGCCGATGGAGAATCCTTCAACAGGGTGCGCGTCCATTAagtattaacaaaattaaacgcATCATGTACTCTTGTGTGTTGTCGCACAACATGGCCGTTGAATATAACAGGCGTGCAATCAGTCCTTTGGATTTGGAGCTAATTCCCGATACCCCGCCAACGCGTTCTTGGGACGAACGTGTTGACATTCAGTTACGTATGACAGAGTAGTTACGTGATAGGGTGACACACAACCGTCTAAAAGGCGCCCTAGTCGAGCACATTTGGAACTTGCCGGAAAACCAACGTGAACGTTGAgtgtagtgtttttttttattgtgttttttaaaataatgttatgtgtgtttgtttttaattaatgtaatgtgtttttttaaataaatgtaatgtatttttttttaataaatgtaatgtgtttttttaatatttaattttaaataaatgttgaattatatatttattatataaatataaaataaaaaaaataaaaagtgtgaaagaGGTGTGGAATATAAaggattatataaatataaaataaataaaaaaaatgtggaaGAGGTGTGGAAGAGGGGTTATAGGGAGTGATTGTGAAGAGGTgaatgaagagagagaaaagctgATGTGGCACTGTGGAAGAGGTATGAAAGAGGTGTGGACGAGCTCCCTTTAGGGGGAGGCCTAATAAGAAAGAGTATGGAAGCACATTGGTAGATCATCGAATAatctattaattacttttgGGTTTAATTACGATGGAAATCATACGAGTAAATGCGGTTCCGGTGAATGAGTTTGCGTTCCACAAAAGAGTTATTGGAAAAGATATCATAACTgacgataataataatattatcttCAAGGTGTTGCCATACAACAACAATACACAGATTCATTCTACTAGAAGACGCTAACTCGAATATCAAGGCTATGCTAAGGAAAGAGGTACGTACGTGATTTTAATTCGatcggtttttttttcttttaactctATCATATGTATCATGAATGAATTGGAGATACGTACGTGGTTAATTAACCTACCTagacattattatatatgttgttataGTTTTGGTCTTGTCATGGGCGATGGAGTGCTTATAGAGCGTGTGATCCGAAGCGGTTATAACGAACACCTAGCTAGACATTATTACCTTTTTCCAGGATGATGAGACCTCGTAATGGATATAACGAACACCTCTTATTTGGTGGACGTACTCTTGATGAATCGATCTTTTAGTTGTTGGACTTGTTTGTAGCATTTGGATTGTTCCATTCATGATTTTTCATTATTGTTTTATCTAAGTTTATGATGATTTATTAAAGAAGATATAGCTATGGAATGgttaacaaaattaaatttgttaTGCTCGTATTAAATATAATTCTATGTAGTTTAATATTATGTTTGTGACACAATACACATCAGGTTGTATATAtgatgtatacatacatatatggaaaattaaatataaggttcacattctaattttttaatactttttgttTAATACATAAATGTTACTCAAAACttatatgaattaaaaaaataaaaaaaaactaatttgtaAGTATTTCACACCTAAATTTAGGTATCAAACAaccttatatatacacacaagtTTTGTAAGTCAtgcttaattaaaaagttttacaACAATCATACAATAAagttactagattttagacccgtgtccaacactagacACGGGATATACGAtaatatcaatattagatcttcatacatttaagtcataaaagcttataattttaaaaatatacggttccaagtgttatactttgcaagttgtagtacaataatcaaaTGTTCGTCACTGACATTATTAACCGAgtcatattgatgaaattgtttgtcgtagtcattccacaaagcacatgctacaataattccTTTATTGTAGAAATTTTTGAAACCACTTGTACTTATGATatgatactattattataaaataattaagaattaaaaatataaacatgctTGTAAacatgtacttgacatttaagtatatgtCTTTGAACTTTGATCATGATATGGACCCATAACacaaataggtttattttcaatcatttgTCTTATGATAAATAGcttgtgtttaggataaggatTTTGTACATCGTCATCTATTATTGTATTTGGGATAGTTATCTGGAGtttatattgtgtttatattaaatataaatattaataatttataaacatctaatttaatatattattaagttagacgacattatcaatattttatttggataataattattaagatctttaatttataattaaacaaaatgatgacataagcgagagtcaatttaatgaaattgagtgatttgattggttaataagtaatgaagttttgaaataattttttgtagacaatatttcatatattcaaatttttttaattaattaaatgattgtaaatttgtataaaaaatattttaaattgatggctaaaaataaatataaattaagtattcagggttaaaaaatgtaaattattgatggaaaaaaaaatgtaaattgccAAAAGTTACTagacacaaaaaacaaaaataaaaaagtgggTCCTTGTACTTGATTTTGTGAGCAAAAAAAGCCAAAGAGAAGTCACAATCGGCCAAATATAGCCGATACGACTTGCCAAAAAGAGCCAATTGCATTTTCAATACACATGCTGCATTTTCAATACACATGCTAAAATATAGCCGATACTTTTTGCCAATTGTACCTTTGCCCCGAATAAACTATAATTATACAACTATTTAGAAGGTTGTAGTTGGACTTTTCGCTCTCTCAAGTCATTAAAATCATCTAAAATTGAATCTAAGCTAAAAATCTCGgctatttcttttttaatgtaaagaAGAAGATTATCAGGGGGAAAAAATTAATCCCCATATTATTACGAAGTATATTCTTCACAATTTTTATAGCTGAAAATGCACGTTCAACACTTGCTGTAGACACCGGTAGAGTCAAAACAAGTCGAATTAACCTATGTTAATATAAATAAGATGCTGAGATGGTAATCATATAAATTAGAAAAGGAATTAAatgataataaattaaataaataacatctgaagcaaagaagaaaaaaggtgCGGTGGATCTGATCATGTGAAGCAAAGAAGATATTTTAGTTGTTTCTTAAAAGGGCCttacacaatttattttttttttcggttttactTGGGATGGGTCAGTTAAAGCTTGGTAGTATTATAAGGATTAGGGTGGGCCTTGGCCCATCCTACTCTACCAATACATGAAAAGATAAacttaaaaagtatataaaacaaaagtgAAAAGCAAGCAAAATTAAAATCTCATATGGCAGAAGTTGTTGCCAATTTCTAAACAAAGTTGGTTCATGGATAGATAAAATTTGTGCTAATTTTGACACTGTTCAAATATAAATGCTAATTGAATTTAAACATTGTTCATGTTTTATTTCACtaataaagaaattaatatagttaatatggttttaggtaaaataaaacaaatattaatgtaaaacaaataaaacaataggtttctattcaatgaaaatcatcgtgcatcatgaaaatcgttgtgtatcaattgtttcgtgaatcttcgtgtatcaatttaacaatgatctaagggtcaagatcttgtgttATTTGTTTACttgaatacttgttttacaatactcaatccctaattaatatatataacattataaaacatttaaatggttaaatttgtacttgtatttactcggaaaaaaagtatgtttttatatatataaaataaaatcaataacaTGTTTTATATGTCACCTATGTTACAAATAAATAGGGATGGCAACGGgtatgggttgggttttggtaATCCCAGACCCGGACCTAATTAGAAAACCTTGTCCTAAACCCGGCCCAAAACCCGATGGGTCCCTGTTTACTTACTAACTGTCGGGTGAACGGGTTTCCACATAGGTATCAGGACCcaattattaatcatttataatTTACAGAATCCAAATACTGATGAATGATCCCGATGAAGACTTAAtatactattatcattataacaacaatattaacaagttgCATCTTTGGGGCAATTATCCCCTTACGGATAAACGAatcgaacgaacacgaacgtgagtttgttcatgttcgttcgtttaacttaacgaacagataaacaaatataatgacatgttcatgttcgttcatttatgttcgtgaatgaatgttcacgaacacaaacaaacgaacactaatgaacgaacacaaacgaacgaatatttataaattaagtatttttatttaatttttttacttaaataagtaggtattaataatatatactttatataaaaagatatttatatttagaatattttttatagtatagttgattatgtatgtgtgtgtatatatatatatatatatatatatatgtaacgaataaatgttcacgaacataaataAACTATAGTTCACGAACGACGGTTCATGAACTTAAACTATTGAGGTGCGTAGACTACTCCTGTTGAAATCTATTTCCAAACAATATTAACAAGTTTACATGCCTTATTATCGGTAAGCCATAGGCCACAACTTGGAACATCAATGGTCAGGCTTGATAGTTGATAGCAAACAGGAGATTGGTTTTATAGTCCATTAATTAGGATTTAGGAAATTTGCATATGGAATTAAAGAAAGGAACTTTGAAGAACTAAACATCATAAGTTTGGATTGAAAGAAATTAGGGTATGTAGTATTAAAGAATGAAACTTGAAAGTTGGAAGAACGAAACATCTTTACTATTTTATACCTTGAAACTAACTTTTTTTATTCGCGTAATCCATGAGGGTTGGGTATATGGATACAACAGGTTAGGGTTTTGGTATACGAGTCAACTATGcgtgtttttatataaaaccatTCCCGAATCcgcaacaaaatataaaatcatcCCCATATCCGACCATACACCCGCAAACCTGGTCCCAAACCCAGCCCAAATATATCGGGTTTCAAATTTAATCCATCGAATGCAAGTTTATTTGTCATCTCTACGAATCATATAACTTCTGATTTAGGGGGTGTTTAGCCACGATTATTTTAGTGTGCTTATgactttttaacatttttccccatttttttatgtttgttttagcTTTTTGGCTTCCATTTTTAAGAAGCCAAAAAATCTTCAAAACTATCTATTAAAACACTTTTCAAACACTCCTCTATGTTAAGAAAGAAACATTATTcgctctctcacacacacatggAGGAAAACAAGGGTGTGAAATATGTTATGTGCCATCAATGTCAAAGGAACGATAAAGGCGCTGTTGTTAACTGCGGAAAATGTGAAGTCAAGTGTTTCTGTTATCCTTGTATGACTAAAT includes the following:
- the LOC122593263 gene encoding uncharacterized protein LOC122593263 → MLSSDEDSVSYIRKYTIDAEILNTFMTFVDEEEEEEEEEAESSRMAIRPKIPRRTIPRNHVEAATRLYNHYFAPQPVYPADYFRRRFRMPKEMFLRIVNDIHHFNAIQPLPKHFAFFHDAATDVTGRPSLNIFQKCTSVVLQLAYASTADQLDEYLEMGSQTSADSFNYFCKCLVQLYHSEFLRKPTQEDVNRVTAKHEAVHGFPGMLGSIDCMHCAWRNCPTAWKGQYTRGDKGHPTIMLEVVASYDLCIWNAYFGPVGSNNEINVLNESDLFDQLLQNKAHAVNFTANGQQFTKGYYIS